A segment of the Pseudoalteromonas piscicida genome:
AGCGTTCTGAAGCGTACTGATTTCATTTCAGGCACTTCACCTTCTGCAAGTGGCATACGGTCATCATCGACCATAATTAACGTTCCGTTACGCTCGACAACCGGTCTTGGCTTCGAGAGGTAAAGTGGCACTATCTCAATACCTTCTTGGTAGATATATTGCCAAATATCGAGCTCTGTCCAGTTTGATAATGGGAAAACTCGAATGCTTTCGCCAGGGTTCACTTGACCATTATACGTATTCCATAACTCCGGACGTTGGTTTTTAGGATCCCAGCGATGGTGTTTATCTCTAAATGAGTAAACTCTTTCTTTTGCGCGAGATTTTTCTTCATCACGGCGGGCACCACCAAAAGCCGCATCAAAACCATATTGATCTAGCGCTTGCTTAAGGCCTTGTGTTTTCATGATATCGGTATGCTTAGATGAACCATGAACAAATGGACTTATGTTCATCTCTAGCCCTTCTGGGTTTTTGTGCACAAGCAGTTCAAATCCATACTCTTTTGCTAATCTATCGCGAAACTCGATCATTTCTCTAAATTTCCAATTGGTATCAACGTGGAGTAGAGGAAAAGGGATCTTCGCAGGGTAGAAAGCCTTACGAGCAAGATGAAGCAGTACCGACGAGTCTT
Coding sequences within it:
- the cysD gene encoding sulfate adenylyltransferase subunit CysD encodes the protein MALTHLQQLEAESIKIIREVAAEFENPVMLYSIGKDSSVLLHLARKAFYPAKIPFPLLHVDTNWKFREMIEFRDRLAKEYGFELLVHKNPEGLEMNISPFVHGSSKHTDIMKTQGLKQALDQYGFDAAFGGARRDEEKSRAKERVYSFRDKHHRWDPKNQRPELWNTYNGQVNPGESIRVFPLSNWTELDIWQYIYQEGIEIVPLYLSKPRPVVERNGTLIMVDDDRMPLAEGEVPEMKSVRFRTLGCYPLTGAVESEADTLTGIIEEMLLSTSSEREGRVIDHDSSGSMEKKKREGYF